The following coding sequences lie in one Zingiber officinale cultivar Zhangliang chromosome 2B, Zo_v1.1, whole genome shotgun sequence genomic window:
- the LOC122045490 gene encoding uncharacterized protein LOC122045490: protein MASLVPGVLIKLLQHMNTDVKIAGEHRSSLLQVVSIVPALSGSDLFANQGFYLKVSDSSHATFVSLPDQHNDLILSDKIQLGQFIHVDRLEAGSPVPTLKGVRPLPGRHPCVGNPEDLAATSSLCNFLAMDKLKPLDDSKNSNNTSTDNNNTREAERRRISLTKSRSLLLKLPVNGKLDKKGTSAGSRSTNSRLLPSSPSYVYSLPASFENFSSEIKRQAKAKGVEKPASSSRVSLLEKAASMLKGTSAGRKSTSANFLAPTIELGPKALRKNWEENLDTKVRDCSTSKNSKATTKSEFRSASIPGRKSSKNEKSLPKEDSKIQVPAAAEDSGKITKQSPVNSPSLGNLVKIETTKRKWTDGGVPWQSLPSSLAKLGKELFKHRDAAQQAAVEALQEASVAESLIRCLSMYAEVSGSAKEENPQPAVEQFLAFDSSLSRAASVADSLSKFRSQLVAGTSSDAAAAGQVKEEALKISTRNRRRAAAWVDAGLATELSHFSLYNRRNPTAASSATVATVVLEVVSKTSPAAASATSKASLQSKSRLSAAPLGNGKTRGLAPPSPLPEWERGRGLEEGAELARALKEDAQSWFLAFAERFLDADAAALVPSNREQVAAMLPQLKKVNDWLEAIDQQRKEGEAVLEEDAEEGEGPTGVPPETVERLRKKIYEYLLTHVESAAVALGGTAQATAPPQPVAGIGGRPRRKG, encoded by the exons ATGGCATCGTTAGTCCCGGGCGTCCTTATCAAGCTCCTGCAGCATATGAATACTGATGTGAAGATTGCCGGAGAGCACCGTTCATCCCTTCTTCAAGTCGTGAGTATTGTGCCTGCTCTTTCTGGAAGTGATCTCTTCGCCAACCAAGGGTTTTATCTCAAGGTCTCTGATTCTTCCCATGCAACATTTGTTTCCCTGCCCGACCAGCACAATGACCTTATCTTAAGCGATAAGATCCAACTCGGTCAATTCATTCATGTCGATCGCCTCGAGGCAGGCTCTCCGGTTCCCACTCTTAAGGGTGTGAGGCCTCTTCCTGGTCGTCACCCCTGTGTTGGCAACCCTGAGGATCTTGCCGCCACCAGTTCTCTTTGTAATTTTCTCGCCATGGACAAACTGAAGCCACTCGACGACTCAAAGAACAGCAATAACACATCTACAGATAATAATAACACACGGGAAGCAGAAAGAAGAAGGATCTCGCTTACTAAGTCTAGGTCTCTGCTCTTGAAACTACCAGTCAATGGCAAATTGGACAAGAAGGGCACGAGTGCCGGATCAAGATCAACCAACTCAAGGTTATTGCCTTCATCTCCGAGTTATGTCTATTCTTTGCCTGCATCTTTTGAGAATTTCTCTAGCGAGATTAAGAGGCAAGCAAAAGCTAAAGGAGTAGAGAAGCCGGCATCATCTTCAAGAGTGAGTCTGTTGGAGAAGGCAGCTTCGATGTTGAAAGGAACATCTGCTGGTAGGAAGTCTACTTCTGCAAATTTCCTGGCTCCAACCATTGAATTAGGGCCCAAAGCTTTGAGAAAGAACTGGGAAGAGAATCTGGACACGAAGGTTAGAGATTGTTCAACCTCAAAAAATTCCAAAGCTACAACAAAATCTGAATTTAGAAGTGCTTCT ATCCCTGGACGGAAATCATCAAAAAATGAGAAATCTTTACCTAAGGAGGATAGCAAGATTCAAGTTCCTGCAGCTGCAGAGGATTCCggtaaaataactaaacagagtCCTGTTAACAGTCCAAGTCTTGGTAACTTGGTGAAGATCGAAACAACTAAAAGAAAGTGGACAGATGGTGGTGTTCCATGGCAGTCACTTCCATCGTCTCTAGCAAAACTGGGGAAG GAGCTCTTCAAGCATAGGGATGCAGCGCAACAGGCTGCTGTAGAGGCTTTGCAAGAAGCTTCTGTCGCAGAGAGCTTGATCCGTTGCTTAAG CATGTATGCGGAGGTCAGTGGCAGTGCCAAGGAAGAAAATCCGCAGCCGGCCGTGGAGCAGTTTCTGGCCTTCGATTCCTCCCTATCGCGTGCCGCGAGCGTTGCGGACTCTCTCTCCAAGTTCAGGTCTCAATTGGTAGCTGGAACGTCGTCGGACGCAGCAGCCGCTGGCCAAGTTAAAGAAGAAGCACTAAAAATCTCCACCAGGAACCGCCGCCGCGCCGCTGCCTGGGTCGACGCCGGCCTCGCCACTGAGCTCTCCCACTTCTCCCTCTACAACCGCAGGAACCCCACCGCGGCCTCTTCTGCGACGGTGGCGACTGTCGTACTCGAGGTTGTGTCGAAGACTTCCCCGGCAGCGGCGTCTGCGACCTCCAAGGCCTCGCTCCAGTCGAAATCGAGGTTGTCCGCGGCGCCGTTGGGCAATGGGAAGACGCGGGGGCTGGCGCCACCGTCGCCGCTGCCAGAATGGGAGCGCGGCAGAGGGCTGGAAGAGGGGGCGGAGTTGGCGCGAGCGCTGAAGGAGGACGCGCAGTCATGGTTCCTGGCGTTCGCGGAGAGGTTCCTCGACGCGGACGCGGCCGCCCTGGTGCCGTCCAATCGGGAGCAGGTGGCCGCCATGCTGCCGCAGCTCAAGAAGGTGAACGACTGGCTGGAGGCGATCGACCAACAGAGGAAGGAGGGCGAGGCCGTGTTGGAAGAGGACGCGGAGGAAGGCGAGGGTCCCACCGGCGTGCCGCCGGAGACGGTGGAGCGACTGCGGAAGAAGATCTACGAGTACCTCCTCACCCACGTTGAGTCGGCCGCCGTAGCGCTCGGCGGCACGGCCCAGGCCACGGCGCCGCCCCAACCTGTGGCGGGGATCGGAGGGCGGCCGAGGCGGAAGGGATGA